A window of Mucilaginibacter paludis DSM 18603 contains these coding sequences:
- a CDS encoding DUF294 nucleotidyltransferase-like domain-containing protein, with the protein MMNRVEFLKTVNPFNLLPEHVLQEVAEQLQEIRYTKETVIYQQEVTKLRGVDIIVEGEYESFFYDSSHNKRLLEHHSTGFCFGGISVLINRKQSIRTVVAKKGTLIYFLHRRDFRSLCKAYDEFFQHFTSEFGHMMLNDEFAHFFKRPATFEESYIASEQLYSRKIESIEYRDIVACFADTPIYEAARLMAQNKISCIFVKNQADDIIGYVTDITLRDNVVAQLMDANKPVIEVMDNPIVSISTEAYVYEAILMMFRTKTRYLLIKKANNYVGFISRTKLLSEQAQSPLVFIQSVKLALSVDELKRKWETVPQMATQLLGRGVHAEIVNQVITTVADTIAIKVIESVVDEMGKPPAKFVFMVLGSEGRKEQTFKTDQDNAIIYEDKANEHREEVREYFLEFAKRVSDKLNYIGFVYCEGGFMAMNPEWTHSLSYWKRNYASWMAESVPESVVKISTFFDCRYLYGEEAIMTELKEFLDSELQKPMEKLFFHMAKNALQYEPPLTFFKKIRTFTKGSQEVFDIKKAMTPIVDLARVYALKNHIFDVNTGERLKALKNIGIFTESAYLELIQSYYFLMGMRLRRQATQIIHDKMAPNNYIDPDTLTKIERVTLTEIFKTIEGFQARIRMEFTGNLLG; encoded by the coding sequence ATGATGAACCGGGTAGAGTTTTTAAAAACCGTTAATCCCTTTAACCTGCTGCCAGAGCATGTTTTGCAAGAAGTTGCCGAGCAGCTACAGGAGATTAGATATACTAAAGAAACTGTTATTTACCAGCAGGAGGTTACAAAACTCCGGGGCGTAGATATTATTGTTGAAGGCGAATACGAGTCTTTTTTTTACGATAGCTCACATAATAAACGGCTGTTGGAGCATCATAGCACCGGCTTTTGTTTCGGCGGTATTTCTGTGCTTATCAATCGAAAGCAATCCATCCGTACGGTGGTTGCCAAAAAAGGTACTCTGATCTACTTTTTGCACCGTCGGGATTTCAGGTCGCTGTGTAAAGCCTACGACGAGTTTTTTCAGCATTTTACATCCGAGTTCGGCCACATGATGCTGAATGATGAATTTGCTCATTTTTTTAAGCGCCCTGCTACTTTTGAAGAAAGTTACATCGCATCGGAGCAATTATATTCCCGTAAGATAGAAAGTATTGAATATCGGGATATTGTAGCCTGTTTTGCCGATACGCCTATTTATGAAGCCGCCCGCCTGATGGCCCAAAATAAAATCAGTTGTATTTTTGTAAAGAACCAGGCCGACGATATTATAGGTTATGTTACCGATATTACCTTGCGGGATAATGTAGTAGCGCAATTAATGGATGCCAATAAGCCTGTGATTGAAGTGATGGATAATCCAATTGTTTCTATCAGTACAGAAGCCTACGTGTATGAAGCTATTTTAATGATGTTTCGTACCAAAACCCGTTACTTGCTCATCAAAAAAGCGAACAATTATGTGGGCTTTATCAGCCGCACCAAGTTATTGAGCGAGCAGGCGCAATCTCCGCTGGTGTTTATCCAGTCGGTTAAGCTGGCACTTTCTGTGGATGAGTTGAAACGTAAATGGGAAACTGTACCTCAAATGGCTACTCAATTGCTTGGCCGGGGTGTACATGCCGAGATAGTTAACCAGGTGATTACCACCGTTGCAGATACCATAGCCATTAAGGTAATTGAAAGCGTGGTTGATGAGATGGGTAAACCACCGGCTAAATTTGTGTTTATGGTGCTGGGTAGCGAAGGGCGCAAAGAGCAAACCTTTAAAACCGACCAAGATAACGCTATTATTTATGAAGATAAGGCCAACGAGCATCGTGAAGAGGTTAGAGAATATTTTTTAGAATTTGCCAAACGGGTATCGGATAAATTGAACTATATAGGTTTTGTTTATTGCGAAGGAGGCTTTATGGCGATGAACCCCGAGTGGACGCATTCGTTATCGTACTGGAAACGTAACTACGCCAGTTGGATGGCCGAGTCTGTGCCCGAGAGCGTGGTGAAAATATCTACTTTTTTTGATTGCCGTTACCTGTACGGTGAAGAGGCCATCATGACAGAGCTAAAGGAGTTTCTGGATTCTGAATTGCAAAAACCTATGGAGAAACTGTTTTTCCATATGGCTAAAAATGCTTTACAATACGAGCCGCCTTTAACTTTTTTTAAAAAGATCCGCACCTTTACCAAAGGCTCGCAAGAGGTTTTCGATATCAAAAAAGCCATGACGCCCATTGTAGATCTGGCACGCGTTTATGCGCTTAAAAATCACATCTTCGATGTCAATACCGGCGAACGTTTAAAGGCATTAAAGAATATCGGCATTTTTACCGAATCGGCTTACCTGGAGCTCATTCAGTCCTATTATTTTTTAATGGGCATGCGCTTGCGCAGGCAGGCTACCCAAATTATTCACGATAAAATGGCGCCCAATAATTATATCGACCCGGACACGCTCACTAAAATTGAACGCGTAACGCTAACGGAAATCTTTAAAACCATCGAAGGATTCCAGGCCCGTATCCGCATGGAGTTCACCGGCAATTTGCTGGGTTAG
- a CDS encoding 3'-5' exonuclease yields MQDYFLFIDTETSGLPKDWSQPYSNDANWPYALQVSWIIYTRAGEEIKRNNHYIRDDDFTINPEAYNIHGISREFLNLHGEWRKDVMQLLYQDMLQYKPMVVGHYVELDYNIAGVDFYRIGMDNPMDTLPRYCTMLGSKGYGRNPRVEYLRLGQLYSALFNRTLYNQHNAIIDAEATAECFFEMMRDGVVTDASIQRQALEREKKKPYVLKNGCGIPVLFLLIITLLIAYWL; encoded by the coding sequence GTGCAAGATTATTTTTTGTTTATTGATACCGAAACATCCGGCCTACCTAAAGACTGGTCGCAACCTTACTCAAACGATGCCAATTGGCCGTATGCGTTGCAGGTATCATGGATAATCTATACGCGCGCCGGGGAAGAGATAAAGCGGAATAACCATTACATCCGCGATGATGATTTTACAATCAATCCCGAAGCCTACAACATACATGGTATTAGCCGCGAATTTTTAAACCTGCACGGCGAGTGGCGCAAAGATGTAATGCAACTGTTATACCAGGACATGTTGCAATACAAGCCCATGGTAGTTGGCCATTACGTAGAGCTTGATTATAATATTGCCGGGGTGGATTTTTACCGCATTGGTATGGATAACCCAATGGATACGCTTCCGCGGTATTGTACCATGTTGGGCAGTAAAGGCTACGGCCGCAACCCACGAGTTGAATATTTAAGGTTGGGGCAATTATACAGCGCCCTGTTTAATAGAACTTTATATAACCAGCATAATGCCATAATTGATGCCGAAGCTACGGCCGAATGCTTTTTTGAAATGATGCGCGACGGTGTTGTTACCGATGCCAGTATACAAAGGCAAGCCCTTGAACGCGAAAAAAAGAAACCTTACGTTTTAAAAAACGGCTGCGGAATACCTGTTTTATTTTTGTTAATAATAACCCTTTTAATTGCATATTGGCTATGA
- a CDS encoding ATP-binding protein — protein sequence MVNMVVIIKISLENEMDLILANKRCMKVAELLGLTIATQTTFATAVSEIARTVIDITNNGELDIGVVQKGQRHELAALVTFNSDLTLGKADEGVYYAQRLVPQFEMVRDGNLCRIEMKIGLPRSLNTNKVKLDYLKNYFKQEVPATPYEEIKRKNVALNQITAEQEEEIKRSKFIDDKKNEFISIASHELKTPLTVIKAYTQMALKAKDECSERVRQYLVKIDSQSAKLHDLVKQLLDISKAENGKLDYNMQTVSLDEFIAEMVSIMQNITPGHQLEFSVCSGVNISVDSLRMEQVFSNLISNAAKYSAKNTVINIVCTLSADKKNVTIAVSDQGIGMSEESIKSIFNKFYRAETVSNNYAGLGMGLYITAQIIKDHRGKIWAESEIHNGSVFYISLPCTVSR from the coding sequence ATGGTAAACATGGTAGTGATTATCAAAATCTCGCTTGAAAACGAAATGGACCTGATATTGGCTAACAAACGCTGCATGAAGGTGGCGGAGTTATTAGGCCTTACTATTGCTACCCAAACCACTTTTGCCACTGCCGTATCAGAAATTGCCCGCACCGTGATCGATATTACTAATAATGGAGAACTTGATATTGGCGTTGTGCAAAAGGGGCAACGACATGAACTGGCGGCCCTGGTTACCTTTAACAGCGACCTCACGCTGGGTAAAGCTGACGAAGGCGTTTATTACGCGCAGCGGCTGGTTCCGCAGTTTGAAATGGTTCGGGATGGTAATTTGTGCCGTATTGAAATGAAAATTGGCTTGCCGCGGTCGTTAAACACCAACAAGGTTAAGCTCGACTATCTTAAAAACTATTTTAAACAAGAAGTTCCTGCTACGCCTTACGAGGAAATCAAACGAAAGAACGTAGCCCTTAACCAGATAACCGCCGAACAAGAAGAGGAGATCAAAAGATCCAAATTTATAGACGATAAAAAGAACGAATTTATATCGATAGCCAGCCACGAACTTAAAACACCGCTTACCGTTATTAAAGCCTACACGCAAATGGCTCTAAAAGCTAAGGACGAGTGCAGCGAAAGGGTGAGGCAGTATTTGGTTAAAATAGATAGTCAGTCGGCCAAGTTGCACGATTTGGTGAAGCAACTTTTAGATATATCCAAAGCAGAAAATGGTAAGCTGGATTATAATATGCAAACCGTTAGCCTGGACGAATTTATTGCCGAAATGGTTTCTATTATGCAAAATATTACGCCCGGCCATCAACTGGAATTTTCGGTTTGTAGCGGGGTTAATATATCAGTGGATAGTTTGCGTATGGAGCAGGTATTTTCAAATCTCATCAGCAACGCGGCTAAGTACTCGGCCAAAAATACAGTGATTAATATTGTTTGCACCCTAAGCGCGGATAAAAAAAATGTTACTATTGCCGTGAGCGATCAGGGTATTGGCATGTCCGAAGAGTCGATTAAATCTATATTCAATAAATTTTACCGTGCCGAGACCGTTTCTAACAATTATGCCGGCCTGGGTATGGGCCTTTATATCACAGCCCAAATCATTAAAGATCATCGCGGCAAAATATGGGCCGAAAGCGAGATCCATAACGGATCCGTTTTTTATATTTCTCTTCCTTGTACCGTTTCCAGATAA
- a CDS encoding SpoIIE family protein phosphatase, translated as MVDATHISFAADDRSYFSLLKKEIHKRALDAGINIKRINELDLIVAEMTSNLFKYANGGEILMGIFTNGGSPYVELISIDRGPGISNIAKMMQDGVSTTNTMGNGLGSIKRLSDVFEIYSIPDWGTIILSRVYNDSKSVKNTLKADVRSIILSKPGETCSGDGFIYKINNDYLKIMLADGLGHGPEANKAVNEAAEAFRVFPEYSPTETIRFIHSAIRKTRGAVAAIVCYDFNQKKWTMTGIGNIATKLVGVGALRNHMSYNGIVGHNIPNTMNDQVITSEQFNQVILCSDGIKTRWDLSRFPLISKYDLSILAAAIYKDQARKTDDMSIIVTKLK; from the coding sequence ATGGTTGATGCAACACATATAAGCTTTGCGGCTGATGACAGGAGTTATTTTTCTTTATTAAAAAAAGAGATACATAAAAGGGCGCTGGATGCAGGTATAAACATCAAAAGAATAAATGAGCTTGATCTGATTGTTGCCGAGATGACATCGAACCTGTTTAAATATGCCAATGGCGGCGAAATTTTAATGGGTATTTTTACAAATGGTGGTTCGCCGTATGTCGAACTCATCAGTATTGATCGCGGTCCCGGGATATCCAATATTGCTAAAATGATGCAAGACGGCGTATCAACTACCAACACCATGGGCAACGGCTTGGGGAGTATCAAGCGCCTGTCGGACGTTTTTGAAATCTATTCGATACCAGACTGGGGCACCATCATTCTAAGTCGCGTATATAACGACAGCAAATCGGTAAAAAATACGTTGAAGGCTGATGTGCGATCCATTATATTGAGTAAACCCGGCGAAACCTGTAGCGGAGATGGGTTTATTTATAAAATTAACAACGATTATTTGAAAATTATGCTGGCCGACGGACTTGGCCATGGCCCCGAGGCCAATAAAGCAGTTAACGAAGCCGCCGAAGCGTTCAGGGTTTTTCCGGAATATAGCCCTACGGAAACCATCCGGTTTATACACAGCGCCATCAGGAAAACACGCGGCGCCGTAGCGGCCATTGTTTGTTATGATTTTAACCAAAAAAAGTGGACCATGACAGGTATTGGAAATATTGCTACCAAATTGGTTGGGGTTGGGGCATTGCGTAATCATATGTCGTACAATGGCATTGTAGGGCACAATATCCCTAATACGATGAATGATCAAGTGATTACATCCGAGCAGTTTAACCAGGTAATTCTTTGTTCCGACGGTATAAAAACACGCTGGGATCTTAGCCGTTTTCCGCTCATCAGCAAATATGATCTTTCAATTTTAGCAGCTGCAATTTATAAGGATCAGGCTCGTAAAACCGACGATATGTCAATCATAGTAACCAAGCTCAAGTAA
- a CDS encoding anti-sigma regulatory factor yields the protein MILTLTKDSVKIVREQDVILFRNRVKEFAVKIKMGLVNQTKLITAASELVRNMLRYGNGGEVKIEVVSRGRDNGIKLIFIDQGPGIPDIAQAMKDGFSTGKSLGLGLPGTKRLVNEFDIKSEVGKGTTVTILKWANG from the coding sequence ATGATTCTGACACTAACTAAAGACTCAGTCAAGATAGTTAGAGAACAGGATGTAATCCTTTTCCGCAACAGGGTAAAAGAGTTTGCCGTTAAAATTAAAATGGGATTGGTTAACCAAACTAAACTAATTACAGCGGCAAGCGAACTTGTGCGTAATATGCTGCGGTATGGTAACGGGGGCGAGGTGAAAATAGAAGTTGTTTCGCGAGGCAGGGATAATGGCATCAAGTTGATCTTTATAGATCAGGGTCCCGGCATACCGGATATAGCCCAGGCCATGAAAGATGGTTTTTCAACCGGTAAGAGTTTAGGTCTGGGTTTACCCGGAACTAAACGGCTGGTAAACGAGTTTGATATTAAGAGCGAAGTTGGTAAAGGGACTACAGTTACCATATTAAAATGGGCAAATGGTTGA
- a CDS encoding STAS domain-containing protein, producing MDKIPILRMGPFLLVTIQVDLYDRLALNLEADLVQMVNKTSAKGVLIDISAVSIVDSFMGRIIGNIASMSKILDAETVVVGMQPAVAITLIELGLPLKGVHTALNVEKGMVLLRSMIDEDPEQEEEEIEEDDSDTN from the coding sequence ATGGATAAAATTCCTATTCTAAGAATGGGGCCCTTTTTATTGGTGACCATACAGGTTGACCTTTACGACAGGTTAGCATTAAACCTGGAGGCCGACCTGGTACAGATGGTTAATAAAACCAGCGCAAAGGGGGTGTTAATAGACATCTCTGCCGTATCAATCGTTGATTCGTTTATGGGCAGAATTATCGGGAACATTGCAAGTATGTCTAAAATATTGGATGCCGAAACTGTTGTTGTTGGTATGCAGCCTGCCGTAGCGATTACATTGATTGAATTGGGTTTGCCTTTAAAAGGCGTGCATACAGCGCTCAATGTTGAAAAGGGCATGGTTTTGCTGAGGTCTATGATTGATGAAGATCCGGAACAAGAAGAAGAAGAGATAGAAGAAGATGATTCTGACACTAACTAA